A region from the Metopolophium dirhodum isolate CAU chromosome 9, ASM1992520v1, whole genome shotgun sequence genome encodes:
- the LOC132952940 gene encoding uncharacterized protein LOC132952940, whose product MVTVRFRPLSAGTATYARVGYRRARVTRRCCFDGVGVCHEATGSKRHISSRNSSFNNLLLGKNRLLICGVMYASAGDDRSQMIQSYCICYLPKTRPEERGKKREVKGLHTLVQLYPGTSTH is encoded by the exons atggtgACTGTGCGTTTTCGCCCCCTCAGCGCCGGCACCGCCACCTACGCCCGGGTGGGCTACCGTCGCGCACGCGTGACCCGTCGCTGCTGCTTCGACGGGGTCGGTGTGTGCCACGAGGCGACCGGCAGCAAGCGTCACATCAGCTCAAGGAACTCATCGTTCAACAACCTTCTGCTCGG GAAAAATAGATTGCTGATATGCGGAGTGATGTATGCATCGGCTGGTGACGATCGCAGCCAAATGATCCAGTCGTACTGCATATGTTATCTTCCAAAGACCCGACCG GAGGAGAGAGGAAAAAAACGAGAAGTGAAAGGGTTACACACGTTGGTTCAGCTGTACCCCGGCACATCAACGCACTGA
- the LOC132952690 gene encoding protein MCM10 homolog yields the protein MSGDMNSDDDDLKALALFLDAELDGVPTTTEKIIETKEDVIKDNIDNGSQLAESYSKKAAGTFSDFFKSMKSKIVDLDEEVVKCEPKKKSVPKLPKFGFDPSADPVFGLCMINPLLSSQTIQDRMIGKVPVPVSRVKTYLKSADDSDWVVAGVLVNKSLPKTSQKGSTFSIWKISDLKPGMNTITLFLFGRSHADLWKTEVGFVVGVLNPKEMDGKDKKDEIALSISSGDQVMLWGRSKDFGTCKGTKNNGDKCNMFVNINNCDVCTYHVKNEYIKHCSQRANIGNSRPTAAHSLRDKVLGKNEVFYGGQSFVSTKSNHSQLMKEDKVKLQRLNAGKQLVLDPIKSLTTAPRATIANRRATAIKDSVNDLKTNEMSGSGKKNIDHKEAQKMCTFKDILGSSSNQKNFGSMRPKCAKASALNWIKSNGTIQKENPNLFEKSKGGKKRKLPEDIVLDLGQKKKVAVEEKVSPRFLELMKATSQNQDLIDTAQQEAEDKYFDQMDKKEKLEYKMMNTYKVQCKAVRCLVCKYTWFSASEWCKTEKHTLRVLDATKRFFKCNDCNSRIACLTMFPLISCKNCNGSKWERAPMMGHKKVDEIHLSIRGDEQTFLSSMQPKLSMGLMVAEED from the exons ATGTCCGGTGACATGAACTCCGACGACGACGATCTAAAAGCTTTGGCTCTGTTCTTGGATGCTGAACTCGATGGTGTTCCGACGACTACGGAAAAAATCATAGAGACTAAAGAGG ATGTAATAAAAGACAACATCGACAACGGTAGTCAACTGGCTGAGAGTTATTCTAAAAAGGCAGCCGGAACATTTAGTGACTTTTTCAAATCGATGAAGTCAAAAATTGTCGATTTAGATGAAGAGGTAGTTAAATGTGAACCAAAGAAGAAGTCTGTACCCAAATTACCAAAATTTGGATTTGATCCCTCAGCAGACCCTGTGTTTGGTCTTTGTATGATCAATCCATTGTTGTCATCTCAGACAATTCAAGACAGGATGATTGGTAAAGTACCAGTACCCGTTAGCCGAGTTAAAACATATCTTAagtctgcagacgattccgatTGGGTTGTAGCTGGCGTTTTAGTAAACAAATCTCTTCCAAAGACTTCACAAAAAG GTTCTACTTTTAGCATATGGAAAATAAGTGACTTAAAACCAGGTATGAatactattacattatttttatttggccGCTCACATGCTGACTTATGGAAAACAGAAGTAGGATTTGTTGTTGGAGTACTGAATCCAAAAG AAATGGATGGTAAAGACAAGAAGGATGAAATAGCATTATCCATAAGTAGTGGTGATCAAGTAATGTTGTGGGGCAGATCCAAAGATTTCGGGACTTGTAAAGGAACTAAGAATAATGGAGACAAGTGTAATATGTTTGTAAACATTAATAACTGTGATGTTTGTACATATcatgtaaaaaatgaatatatcaAGCATTGTAGTCAAAGAGCAAATATTGGAAATTCTAGACCAACAGCCGCCCACAGCTTACGAGATAAA gtgTTGGGAAAAAACGAGGTGTTTTATGGTGGTCAAAGTTTTGTGTCTACTAAATCTAATCATTCACAATTAATGAAAGAAGACAAAGTGAAGCTTCAACGATTGAATGCTGGCAAACAGCTTGTGTTAGACCCAATTAAATCTCTTACCACCGCACCTCGTGCTACTATTGCTAATCGTCGAGCTACTGCTATTAAAGACTctgttaatgatttaaaaaccaATGAAATGAGTGGgtcaggaaaaaaaaatattgatcataaaGAAGCtcaaaaaatgtgtacattcaAAGATATATTAGGTAGCTcgtcaaatcaaaaaaattttggaTCTATGCGTCCAAAATGTGCCAAAGCTAGTGCATTGAATTGGATTAAATCAAATGGGacaattcaaaaagaaaatcccaatttatttgaaaaaagtaaaggtggtaaaaaaagaaaattgccTGAAGACATTGTTTTAGATTTAGGGCAAAAAAAGAAAGTTGCTGTCGAAGAAAAAGTTTCACCAAGATTTTTAGAACTTATGAAAGCTACTTCTCAGAACCAAGATCTTATTGATACAGCTCAGCAAGAAGCTGAAGacaaatattttgatcaaaTGGATAAAAAGGAAAAATTGGAATACAAAATGATGAATACATACAAGGTGCAATGTAAAGCTGTACGTTGTCTGGTATGCAAATATACTTGGTTTTCAGCATCTGAATGGTGTAAAACTGAAAAACATACGTTGCGTGTACTTGATGCTACTAAAAggtttttcaaatgtaatgaTTGCAACTCAAGAATTGCTTGTTTGACAATGTTCCCTTTGATTTCGTGCAAAAATTGTAATGGTTCCAAATGGGAACGAGCCCCAATGATGGGTCACAAAAAAGTAGATGAAATACATTTAAGTATTCGTGGAGATGAACAAACATTCTTAAGCTCTATGCAACCAAAACTTAGTATGGGCTTAATGGTGGCAGAAGAAGATTGA